In Rutidosis leptorrhynchoides isolate AG116_Rl617_1_P2 chromosome 2, CSIRO_AGI_Rlap_v1, whole genome shotgun sequence, one genomic interval encodes:
- the LOC139892447 gene encoding transcription factor MYB1R1: MMMSESQSGTSSGNDSAGGEIVLFGVRVTVDPMRKSVSMNDLSQYITPDAFVNSISNNSIDNKNLDASAVVAADNGYASADDAVRNLSNAGKERKRGAPWTEDEHKLFLLGLEKVGKGDWRGISRNFVKTRTPTQVASHAQKYFLRRNNLNRRRRRSSIFDIPTDLDAAIAMEENQDNKSQPTQISPLSGFPVAPFPALVGPVPSPLQTENQMETKTFNNGNQLNSETTLVRPIPSFPHKRAADLNANQKHERNSISLSLNLSLSWDNNQRDSSTFQVIPGCNNGNGIISVG, from the exons ATGATGATGTCAGAATCACAGTCAGGTACCTCCTCCGGTAACGATTCGGCCGGCGGTGAGATCGTGTTGTTCGGAGTTAGAGTGACGGTTGATCCGATGCGTAAGAGTGTGAGTATGAATGATCTGTCACAATACATAACGCCTGATGCATTTgtcaatagtattagtaataatagtattgataataaaaaCCTAGATGCCTCCGCCGTGGTTGCCGCAGATAACGGTTATGCCTCCGCTGACGATGCCGTTCGTAACCTCTCTAATGCCGGTAAAGAGCGTAAACGAG gtgCTCCATGGACTGAGGATGAGCATAAGCTGTTTCTATTAGGTTTGGAGAAGGTGGGAAAGGGGGACTGGAGGGGGATTTCTAGGAACTTTGTGAAGACAAGGACGCCTACACAAGTTGCAAGCCATGCTCAAAAGTATTTCCTTCGTCGTAACAACCTTAATCGTCGCCGTCGCAGATCCAGCATCTTCGATATCCCTACCGACTTG GATGCTGCCATCGCAATGGAAGAAAATCAAGATAACAAAAGTCAACCAACCCAAATATCTCCCCTAAGTGGATTCCCAGTTGCACCCTTCCCAGCCTTAGTTGGTCCAGTTCCATCGCCACTACAGACCGAAAATCAAATGGAAACTAAAACTTTCAATAACGGAAATCAACTCAACTCTGAAACAACACTAGTTCGTCCGATCCCTTCGTTTCCTCATAAAAGGGCAGCAGATCTTAATGCGAATCAGAAACACGAAAGGAACTCAATTTCGTTATCGCTCAACCTTTCACTGTCTTGGGATAACAATCAAAGAGACTCTTCTACATTTCAAGTGATCCCAGGATGCAACAATGGAAATGGTATAATCAGTGTTGGGTAG